Below is a window of Ahaetulla prasina isolate Xishuangbanna chromosome 1, ASM2864084v1, whole genome shotgun sequence DNA.
AGATGAGTTAAGAACCAAACTAAAAGTTTGTCAATCACAGGTGAGTGTGAAGTATATGTTCACATAAAGACAACATAGGGTGGATTCCTTTTTAAGGGCTGGCAGAATGTAAATCATGAAGCTGAGTTACTAAGCAAAGTTTTGCCTAAAAGGATAAACTTATACTATATAACTTGAACTTTAACAGAAATCAAAACAGCTTTTAAATGATCTAAAGTGCCAAGGAAAATGAATGCATATTAAACAATTTTCTAAAAATTTCTTGTCTGATAATTtaattccaataaaggagaatatttgataATTCAGTTACCAGTATATTAATCCATTTCTGTAAAAGAGTGGGTGTAGGTATTGTTTCTATAAATGCATTATTTCTTGAGGCATTGCCATCTCTGTTTCTGACTTGCAATTCTTATATTATGTTAATATGGTATCCTTATCTACCAGTAATTGTGTTTtgctgagtagaatagaatagaatagaatagaatagaatagaatagaatagaatagaattctttattggccaagtatgattggacgcacaaggaattggtctttggtgcatatgctctcagtgtgcataaaaagaaaaaaatacattcatcaagaatcgtaagatacaacacttagtgatagtcataggttactaaataaccaatcaaatcatactagaaaacaaataaatataaatcatagaaagacaagcaacaaggttataatcataagtggaaggagataggtaataggaaggatgagaagaataatagcaatacagtcttggtaaatagtttgactgtgttgtgggaattagttgtttagcagagtgatggcatgtgggaaaaaactgtccttgtgtctagttgttctggtgtgcagtgccctatagcgttgttttgaggatagaagttgaaacaaattgtgtccaggatgtgagggctctctagacattttcacagccctctttttaacttgtgcactatacagatcctcaatggaaggaagattggtagcaattgttttttccgcagttctaattatccattgaagtctgtgtctgtcttgtttggttgcagagtcaAACcaaacaattatagaggtgcagatgacagattttaattcctctgtagaactgaatcagcagctccttgggcagtttgagctttctgagttggcacagaaagaacattctttgttgtgcttttttggtgacatttttgatgttagatgtccattttaagtcttgagatatgatagaacctagaaacttgaaagtctctactgttgatactgtgttgtctagtattgtaagaggtggtagtataggagggtttctcttaaaatctaccaccatttctacggttttgaatatGTTTACTacaagattgttccggttgcactacaaggctagttgttcagcctcccgtctgtatgcagatttgtagttgtctcgaatgagaccagtcACTGTTtgtacttcagtactttaacagagggatcttacgagatgcagtcattagtatataaagaaaagaggagagagcacacagcccgggTGGGGGggagctgtgctaattgtacaggtatctgatgtgattctgcctagcctcacctgctgcttcctgtccgtTAGGAAGTTATGACCCATTTACAAGTGTGatcaggtacagctagctgatttagtttagttagaagaatatctggaatgatggtattgaatggtgagctgaagtctacaaagaggacccttgcatagtatttggagattcaagatattgtaggatgtagtgcagatcaTATTAACTTCATTATCTGTCGATCTATTTTCTCGGTAGGCAAATTGTAAAGGGTCTAACAATGGATCCGTATTGGTTTTCAGATGGGCCAGCAGTAGCCttgcaaaggttttcataactacagatattAGAGCAACCTCTTATTTTCATAATACATTGAACCATAAATAAACCATGTGGTCTGGGTTGTGCAGCACACTAGGGGAAAATTGGGGTAGCTAGTAAATGAATCAGTATATCATATGTAGTCTTTGTGCTACATTCTCTAAATTCATTGCCCTTTAATGCATAATACGTTTGTTGCTACTAAATTTTATTGCCATTGCCGGATATCTCCTTCTAGTTATAATTAAAAATGTACCCTTGTGATCAATCTTGGGAAATCAGATAATACAAACAGCTTCTAGTTTTAAGTTGTCCAATGGTTACATTAACCAGATAAAATGGAAATTACACTGTGACTCTTTCTTTTTTAGACCAGGAAAATGTGTTATCCTATTGAGCATTGAATTACAATTAATTTACTTATCTTGTGGTATATGAATTTGCTTGGGAAAAGCTGTACAGAACATTTTTTACTTGCACACAGCCTGTCAAATATCAGAAGGAACATGGTTCTGAACACATTTTCCTTAACAACCTCATTTTACTAGAAGTAATGGATGTTTCTGGGTAATATAGACTTAACAAGTTGTAATCATTGAGCTGTAACTCTCCTGTTCTTTTGTAGTCCACTCCACGCAAAGATGCTATGAAAAACAATTTGCAAGTTTCTAAGGCTACAGCAACAAGCCAACAGGCCATCTTAGGGTGGAAGATAGAGAATGCCAAGGTTCTGCTAGAACTTTTTCATCTGACAGGTACTTTTGTCATATATTGATAAGATTCTGTTCTTAGGCTAGTCAGTGGCCTGGCAAAATGGTTAATCATAGGCATTTCTCCTCTTTAGTTTAGAACTTATCAGGCTAAGGTCCGAGGttactctccctctctctgcgcCTAATATATCTGACTAATTTTATGCAATGCTCTTCAATAAATAGAgctgtttatcaaatattttggaCTGGGACAACAAAAAGATGGGTAAGGCCTGGAATTTTGAGGTAGGCATGAAATAATAAGAGAGCCAGTTCAATGTAATGGttcaaggcaccaggctagaaaccaagaggttGTGAGTTTGATGCCTGGCATAGGCAGAAAGCCAtttgggtgacttgggccagcTATTTTGTTCAGTTCTAGATTTAACTGTATACAATTGTAAATCACTACCAAAactactgccaagaaaactgcttgGACCTGTCCATGTAGTCCCTAAAACTGACTTGAAGGTTCACACATAGATTATAAGCAGGCATTCTGaggattttataaataataatttgttaAGGAACAAATGTATAGAAGCAGATGGCAATATCTAATTAATTTTACATTGAGATCGGATTAGAACTTGGTTAGACCTTGAATAGGAAACTCCCAAGGAATTTTAGGATTGTAGATTAGATTGGGAAGTTGAAAATCATTCTGAAGAACACAGTGGCAAACCCCTTATACAATATTGTTATGCTGAACATGAGTGAGGACAGCAGACAGATATATTACTTTATCAATCCAGCCTTGAAATTCTGAtcttaaatacattttttctaGGCCTAAGTGGAAAATTGACAGAGCAAGGAGTCTCCTTTTGCATCAGCACTGCCTTTGAAGGAACTTACCTAGATTCCTACTACTTAGACATCCTTATACAGCAGCCACTCCGGATTCAACACCATTCAATCCCAGTTTTCATACCACTGGAGCAAATAGCTCATGAGCATTTGCAGAAAGATATCAAGCGCTTCCTGTCTGTACTCTCAGATCATCTGAATGCTTATGCTAGGAGGAAATTCCAGGTAGACCAATTACAGGTAAGGGGGGAAatggtcctttccagccctatgagtctatgtgtgcattttgtaaatttttgagATGCAGTTATGTAAACTGGCCACTGGGTGGACTTCAGCATAGCAGTATCTTTGTCTAGACACTAAATAGTAGTTATAATTCAATCcttgtaacaacaacaacagaaaggaTGAGTTGTATTCTAGATTAGATTCATATGATTTTTAGTAtgcatgtttcttttcttttttttaaaaaatgtgccttCTGCCACAATTAGGCCAAAAGATGAGAGGAGAACATTATTCTTCTGACACTTGAAgtgtttctatttgtatttcaagTTGCATGTGAAAGTGAAGATGATAGTCGAGGGAAAACAAATCTTACATGAAATACAATAAACATAAAAATGCAGTCATGTAGCAAGATGCAATGAAAATAATGCttgtattttgagaaatattttggcTGAAAaactatattctttttttaaaatttatttttattacgctTTCCCCcccataacaattgtacatattcaacagagccgtgacattattgtatatttcagatctaccttccatataatttctatatacattatatacatctaatcatcaatagccttatatatatattattttctatttctattgattgtccatgtgtaccaattttcccagaccgtatagtattctgaatcttctttttcttgtagttctatggtaagcctatccatttctgcgcaatcatatactttttggataatcagactctttggtggtatgttactaagtttccaatattgcgtgaacgCAATCCTTGCcactgttagaatgtgcaaaatcaagtatcttgtttttttaattaaattttgtcttaaacattcccaagagaaatgtttctggatgCAACTATATTCTTAGCATATCTATTAGATGTACGTTTCTGACTACTCTAGCTACTGAGGTGGCTATAGAAATGAGAATACCAAAGGGAAAGATTGAGCAGCTTTTGAGAAGGAATAGAAAAACGAAAATCTAGGAATGATACAAAAACTGAAATGGGAAACCCCTCACAAGGTGAAAAATTCAGGAGACCTGCAATGCAAACTTCAAGAAGGCTTGCAAATGTTGCTTATTGATGAAAACTTAAAGTGAGAGAAAGAAGTAATAGGAGTACAAAGGTATATACTTATCCTGGTCCTCTGGCTTGTAAACTTCTCTTGATggatgagagaaagaggaagagaggttTTTGTTCGAATGACCAGCCATGGGAGAACTGCTACTGATAAAAGAGAACATTTGTACCTCAGGGttaaactgtgaggtccttggtctctaagcttggtgggttttttgcaaatgtttcattaccaacctAGCTAACATCGGTCAAcaccaagctcaagagagcaccaaggacctcaaagAACTTGTTCTAATTATGCCAAATCTCaagagattttaattttttttctaaaaaaactcactacacttaaaaaaataaaaaatcctttttaGTGCCacttaatgcttttttttcttcaaagccGGAGAAGATGAGTAAAATAAAGTTGAATCTTGTGATCAGCAGAAAAAGGTTGTCCAAGTGATTATCCTAAACAAAAGGCTAAATTATCCTAAACAAAAGGCGTTCCCCggtaggtcaggatcctcagagcccgggcctccggttgatgttatgtaatgcccggtccgtggctaataaagcccccctgatttgtgaccttattcagggggaatccacggactttatgggcattacggagacctggttgggcgcagaagggagtgtgcccctagttgaactgtgccctccaggtttctgagcattccatcaaccgagggcccagggtaggggtggaggggtggcggttgttatgaaagagggtctggagctgagagagaccactgttcctcagatagccggctgcgaatccctcttgtgaagtggggccataagaatcagatgggtctgttgatcgcgtacctggctccttgctacgtgactacagccctgcctgagctgctggaggtgctagccggggtggcggtggagatccccagactcttggtcatgggtgacttcaacttgccatcagccggcttgtcgtcgacagtggttcaggagttccaggcttccatgacggccttggacctggttcaaataactgatggccccacccacacggggggatccgcgctggacctgatttatatctctggacagtggtttaatgatctggtagtaagagatttagtgacgttaccggtgtcatggtcagatcattttctcctccgcctagactttcagactgctactcaccaccgcagggagacggaaccaatacgttggttccgtcccaggcgcctgatggaccctgagaggttccagacggagcttgggccgtttcctgaggatcttgcccacggcacgactgaagaactagttgcagcctgggaacaggccgcggctggggctttggaccttgtcgtgcctttgcggcctctgacccggcgcagatctcaattagctccttggttctctgaggagctgagagagatgaaacgccggagaagacgcctagagagtgtctggaggtccagccgttcgagctgatcggacactagttaggtcttttcaaagacctacctagtggcactgaggtggCGAGGCGccccacgcttcctccctcattgcgtcggcagataaccgcccggccgccctgtttggtgacccgccctccttcaccaggggagcgggatgacctacaggggcgtgccgaggagtttaacggttatctatcgataaaatcgctcagctctgggatagcttggaccaagattgcgatgatccggatgagatgactgaggcgcatcttgttgataccgtttgggataagttttgattctgtgactcgaggacgtggacaggctgctggggaggctgcatgccactacatgtttactggacccgtgccctcctggctggtgctggccactcaggaggtgacacgaggctggctccaggggattataaatgcttctttgatggaggggatcttccccgccgccttgaaagaggcggtggtgggacccctcctcaagaagccttccctggacccagctaatttgggtaattatcgtcagtctccaaccttcgctttatcgcgaaggttgtagagagagtggtggcgtggcagtttcctcagtacctggaggaagctgtctatctagacctgctccagtccgcttccgcccggcatagcacggagacagctttggtcgcgttggtggatgacctctggagggccagggacaggggttgctcctctgccttggtcctgttagatctctcatcggcttttgataccatcgaccatggtatcttgctgcgccggttggaggggttgggagtgggaggcaccgtttatcggtggttctcctcctacctctctgaccggtcgcagacggtgttgacaggagggcagagatcgaccgcgaggcacctcacttgtggggtgccgcaggggtcgattctctcgcctctcctgttcaacatctatatgaagccgttgggtgaggtcatcaatggctttggggtgagttatcacctgtacgctgatgatacccagttgtacttttccaccccaggccaccccagcgaagctgtcgaagtgctgtcccattgtctggaggccgtacgggtctggatggggagaaacagactcagactcaatccatccaagatggagtggctgtggatgccggcatctcggtacagtcggctgcaaccgcagctgactgttgggggcgagtcattggccccgacggaaggggtgcgcaacttgggcgttctcctggatggacggctgtcgtttgaagaccatgtggcggccgtctccaggagagctttttaccaggtccgcctggttcgccagttgcgcccctttctggaccgggatgccttatgcacggtcactcatgctctcgtcacttctcgcctggattattgcaatgctctctacatggggctacccctgaagtgcactcggagacttcagctagtccagaatgcagctgcgcgggtgattgatcCTGCCCCACTCCTGCCTCTCCACCAGGCAACCACTGGCAGCCCCAGACGCCCAAACCCTGCGCCCGcccagctcccttttccacagcactcccttttctctttatcaaggggggggtggggtggggaagaagcAAGACACATGGAGCGAAACAGAgctcgctcctcttgccatctcttctttcGCCCCCTCGCCAGGGGCCGGGGAGACGTGACATGCGCGTCTTACTTGCCTTGCAGCTCTGTCACGTGTCTTgccattgtctgcaggcaaacgtTGTAAAACCAAACTTCTCACGAGTTTGAGAAGTTTGATAGAACTCGCAAGGTTTTTTTTACCCTGCGTGTTTGAATGCAGACAACGGTGAGACACGCAAccgagctgcaaggcaggtaagatggctccacgtgccccaatggTACCATAAAAGCAGCCTGGCTGCTCCCCTTCCCTACCGTCTCTTTGTCGAGGGGGATGGCAGGTAAGGCGGGGGAGAAGTAAAATGCGTGGAAtgtgacagggctcctcttgccgtctcttctccccctctcgccGGGCATGGCTGGGCTCCCTGcacaaattggatgcaatttaggggtggcaggtggggagggatgAGGCCAGGGAGACACGAGACGCGCATCTTACTTGCCTTGCAGCAACATTTGCGTTAGTTGCACATGgagactttttcttttctctctgcccACCCCACCTTTTGGGTTCCTTGTGGAAATCTTTCCATTAATTCCTTGCTGCCTTCCCAACTTCCCATACATACCTTACATAATTTCCACAATgacctacagggacgtgccgaggagtttaacggttatctatacgataaaatcgctcagctctgggatagcttggaccaagattgcgatgatccggatgagatgactgaggcgcatcttgttgataccgtttgggataagtttgattctgtgactcccgaggacgtggacaggctgctggggaggctgcatgccactacatgtttactggacccgtgcccctcctggctggtgctggccactcaggaggtgacacgaggctggctccaggggattataaatgcttctttgatggaggggatcttccccgccgccttgaaagaggcggtggtgagacccctcctcaagaagccttccctggacccagctattttgggtaattaccgtccagtctccaactttcgctttatcgcgaaggttgtagagagagtggtggcgtggcagtttcctcagtacctggaggaaggaggctatctagacccgctccagtccggcttccgcccgggcatagcacggagacagctttggtcgcgttggtggatgacctctggagggccagggacaggggttgctcctctgccttggtcctgttagatctctcatcggcttttgataccatcgaccatggtatcttgctgcgccggttggaggggttgggagtgggaggcaccgtttatcggtggttctcctcctacctctctgaccggtcgcagacggtgttgacaggagggcagagatcgaccgcgaggcacctcacttgtggggtgccgcaggggtcgattatctcgcctcctgttcaacatctatatgaagccgctacgaggtcatcagtggctttggggtgagttatcatctgtacgctgatgatactcagctgtacttttccaccccaggccaccccagcgaagctgtcgaagtgctgtcccattgtctggaggccgtacgggtctggatggggagaaacagactcagactcaatccatccaagatggagtggctgtggatgccggcatctcggtacagtcggctgcaaccgcagctgactgttggggcgagtcattggccccgacggagggGGTGCGCACCTGggccgtcctcctggatggacggctgtcgtttgaagaccatgtggcggccgtccccaggagagctttttaccaggtccgcctggttcgccagttgcgcccctttctggaccgggatgccttatgcacggtcaccatgctCGCCacttcgcctggattattgcaatgctctctacatggggctaccctgaagtgcactcggagacttcagctagtccagaatgcagctgcgcgggtgattgatcCTGCCCTACTCCTGCCTCTCCACCAGGCGACCGCTGGCAGCCTCAGATGCCCAAAGCGTGCGCCCGCCCAGCTCCCTTTTCCTCAGCACTCCCTTTTCTCTTTATCaaggggggggtggggtggggaagaagcAAGACACATGGAGCGAAACAGAgctcgctcctcttgccatctcttctttcCCCCCCGCTACCAGGGGCCGGGAAGACGCGACATGTGCGTCTTACTTGCCTTGCAGCTCTGTCACGTGTCTTGccgttgtctgcaggcaaacatgtTGTAAAACCAAACTTCTCGCGAGTTTGAGAAGTTTGATAGAACTCGCAAGGTTTTTTTTACCCTGCATGTTTGAATGCAGACAACGGCGAGACACGCAAcggagctgcaaggcaggtaagatggctccacgcgccccaatggTACCGTAAAAGCAGCCTGGCTGCTCCCCTTCCCTACCATCTCTTTGTCGAGGGGGATGGCAGGTAAGGTGGGGGAGAAGCAAAATGCGTGGAAtgtgacagggctcctcttgccgtctcttctcccgCTCTCGCCGGGCATGGCTGGGCtccctgcccaaattggatgcaatttaggggtggcaggtggggaggggtggggccagggagacACGAGAAGCGCATCTTACTTGCCTTGCAGCAACATAAGCGTTAATTTCACATGgagactttttcttttctctctgcccATCCCACCTTTTGGGTTCCTTGTGGAAATCTTTCCATTAATTCCTTGCTGCCTTCCCAACTTCCCATACATACCTTACATAATTTCCACAATAATATTTGATGCAGACAAGATGTTATGTCCTCCTctcctccgtccgaacgatggcttaattagccggctcttatcagctctggcagcaaaagagccagcgtctgccaagagccttcattggcTGCCAAGATGcaggtgagtcacaaccttcagctctagtcaatctgtggatttgcctgatacaaagagacacaccagctcttgctgccttttatatcctgtgggctccatgactcagcacttcctaggcctgcccctcccctgcttctgttgttctctcctgcctacgaaacctgggattgagccaagcctgattgctgtcagctggatctgcaggcgtggcctgggggggagggaagtcagagaaggaggcctcgttatctctttcacctggcctgcttctggctcctggagctgatccagggaggcgggtgcttccgaggtaagtcctgatggcccctccccctcactgtccaaatcactttctggcagcaggcccggctcctaggcactttcgggcatggggccaggttcgggggcgggagccacaacactaaATCATCTCCCTCAGTCCCATACCTACCCACATTGGTAACCTCTATAGCTTGTGCCAATGCACAATGTCTGTCGTCTTCCAAACAGTAGTGCTTAGATACAGATATGCAGTAGAACTGAAAGTGGTTGAAGTTTACATCCCTCCTTTAGTTTGAAAAATTCCTTGGCTAGGTTTCAATAGTGAAGGGGGTTCTCTGCCTTTGTGAAGTTAGAACAGAGGCTCTCCTTTTAATCCTAATTTTAACAAACTATGTGAGAGCTTCTTAACTAATAGCAAAAAGAACAAATTAAAGTCAAATAATAAAGGGCTAAAGAAGCACAAATCTTAAAAATAAGCAGTATCTAAAATTGTAGTTGATGTCTTTAAAAACTTCAAGCCTTTAAAATCTTTCTGGAAGCCtggattagtaaaaaaaaaaatctgtagtcAGTTTggatttaaaataatacaaagtttcagaaaaatctccatttcagaAGGCTTTCACACACAAGCCCCTCTTCCCCCCCTTGCTGGTAACTATACTTTATCTCTATACTTTATCTGGGAGAGCACCTGGAAAACAACCTCCAAAAATGACCTTAGCTATAATGTGCATTATTCTCTTCTTTGTAGGAACGTTTTGCCATTTTTCTTGAAGGATGCATGAAAGGAAATTCCTTGTACAATCAGTTGGAATTTAACTACCGTGTCACAGAAGATGGAAGTTTTCCGTTTGCAGCAAAGATCATATATGGAAATCCCACGAATGCCCTCCCAACCAATGTCACTGTTGTATGTAAAGGTGAGAAGTAATGGGTTGTA
It encodes the following:
- the CENPO gene encoding centromere protein O isoform X1 yields the protein MGEIAISFSNGTLSHLEKLEASARNVTLKQEKIREHEEKILKMKMKIQELRSQRDELRTKLKVCQSQSTPRKDAMKNNLQVSKATATSQQAILGWKIENAKVLLELFHLTGLSGKLTEQGVSFCISTAFEGTYLDSYYLDILIQQPLRIQHHSIPVFIPLEQIAHEHLQKDIKRFLSVLSDHLNAYARRKFQVDQLQERFAIFLEGCMKGNSLYNQLEFNYRVTEDGSFPFAAKIIYGNPTNALPTNVTVVCKAKDAPVSVDEMAAAHLALFYEKPLQDVFISITASIENLNQPIAATSSSYSSVPSEFAAC
- the CENPO gene encoding centromere protein O isoform X2 yields the protein MGEIAISFSNGTLSHLEKLEASARNVTLKQEKIREHEEKILKMKMKIQELRSQRDELRTKLKVCQSQSTPRKDAMKNNLQVSKATATSQQAILGWKIENAKVLLELFHLTGLSGKLTEQGVSFCISTAFEGTYLDSYYLDILIQQPLRIQHHSIPVFIPLEQIAHEHLQKDIKRFLSVLSDHLNAYARRKFQERFAIFLEGCMKGNSLYNQLEFNYRVTEDGSFPFAAKIIYGNPTNALPTNVTVVCKAKDAPVSVDEMAAAHLALFYEKPLQDVFISITASIENLNQPIAATSSSYSSVPSEFAAC